Within the Tessaracoccus flavescens genome, the region CCCGCTGCGTCCGACGCGGCGCCCATAGGCCCAGCGGCTGATCTCGTAGGCGACCTGGGGCAACGGTCGCAGCAGCGGCTGCTCCTCAATCGTGAACACACTCGCCCGTGAGCCGGGACGCTTCTGGAACGGCTCAGCGTTGTAAGCCTCGACCCGGCCCTCGATCGCGGCGGCCAGTTCGGGCAGCGACGTGAACACCTCGTCCCTGAGGGCAGCGATCACCCAGGTCGCAACATGAGCCACGGTGTTCTCGACCGAGGCCTTGTCCTTGGGTTTCCTCACGCGTCCGGGCAGCACCGCCGCCGAGTAGTGCGCAGCCATCTCCCGATACGAGTCGTTCAACACGACCTCACCCTCCCGGGGATGCTTCACCACCCCGGTCTTCAAGTTGTCCGGCACGATCCTGGGCACCGACCCGCTGAAGGCGGTGAACATGGCCACGTGTGCCCGCAGCCACGTGTCCTGCTTCATGTCCAGCGCGGGATAGACGAACGCGAACCGGCTGAACGGCAAACACGCCACGAACAGATAGACCTTCGAAACCTCCCCGGTGGCCGGGTTCGTCAGTTCCATCGTCGGCCCGGACCAGTCGACCTCGACGCTCTGCCCGGCCTTGTGACCCACCCTCGAAGCCGCACCGGTGACCAGGACGTGGCGCTGGTAGGTCTTGCAGAACCGGTCATAGCCCATCGCCGGCACCCGCTCCGCGGCGCACGAGTCGGCGTATTCGCCGTGGAGCAGTTTCAGCGTGACCCCGACCCTGGCCATCTCCCTGTGGACCTGGTCCCAGTCCGGGGAAGCGAACACCGTGTCGTGCTCACCCCGCCCCGGGAACAACAGGCGATAGACCTCGTCGTTGCTGCGCTGGGAGACGTCGTCCCACGACACCCCCGCGGTGTCGGCGGCCTCGAACACCGCCATCACGGACTTGCGCGACATCTGCTGCGACGCGGCAATCGCCCGCCCCGACAAGCCCTCGGCGCGAAGCCGCAACACCAGCTTCGCCCTGATCTTTCGTACCATCGAAGAATCTCCTTCCGCCGCGTGCCCTATACACACGGCGGAAGGAGCCTAGAATCCAGCGGCCCCCAACCACACCACTGCCGGCCCCCAACGAGACGATCACCACCGCCAGCCAGTGGCCCCCAAACACACGATCAACGGCCCCCAGCGACCGCTGATATTCACTCGAACTCCGGCCGTCGCGGTCACCCGTTTGGTGATAACCGGCGGGTCGTGGAGGGCATCGCGTATCGGTTCCGTACCGGGATTCCGTGGCGTGATCTTCCCCGCGAGCAGTTCGGTCCGTGGCAGACGGTATGGAAGCGGCACCGCCGATATGCCGGTGATGGCACGTGGGATCGAGTGTTGACGCAGATCCTTGCCGGGGCCGATGCCGCCGGGAAGATCGACTGGGCCGTATCGATCGATGCGACGATCGCGCGTGCCCATCAGCACGCGACGAACACCACACGCCCTGAGCAAGACACAGGGGGCGGGATCGAATCACAAGAACCTGCCCTGGCATGAGGTTGAACCGGCTGGTCACGGTATCGGCCGCTCCCGCGGCGGGTTGACCACGAAGATCCATCAGGCCGTCGACGGGCATGGCCGCCCGCTCGCGATGATCATCACCGGCGGGCAGCGCAACGACGGCGCGATGCTGACCGAGGTGCTCGCCCAGATCCACGTTCCCCGACTCGGCCGTGGCCGGCCACGCACACGCCCGGATGCTGTGCTTGCGGACCGCGCTTATGCGACCGGCGTGATTCGCGGCGAGCTGCGACGACGGGCCATCAAGGCGGTGATCCCCGACAAGCGCGACCAGGCCGCCGCCCGCAAACGTCGCGGCAGCCGAGGAGGCCGCCCGCCCGCGCACGATGCCGAGGCATACAAGGGAAGGAACGTCGTCGAACGGTTCTTCGCCCTCGCCAAGCAATGGCGCGGCATCGCCACCCGCTACGACAAACTCGCGATCACCTACCGCGCCGGCATCACCCTCTGCGCCATCCTCACCTGGCTACGCGTATGACGATCGGTCACGCAACAGTAAGGACGCGGTGCGGGATCCATCCCTCACGGCCACCAGAGTTCCGACACCAGGACCAGCCGCTCTCGGCATCGTCCTCAATGACATCGACGCTCTCGCCCGCGACAGCCGGCAGCTCAGTCGTGTCGTATGCGACGCGACAGGTGCCGACGGAGCCGTCGATATCGAGGTGACGCCCGGGCACCCATCCCGTCCCCCGTGATGCTGTCACGAATATGAAAGCGGGCCACTCCGTGTCCCAATCTCCGACCTGAACAACATCCCCGGGCTTGATCGCCAACGGTGCGCGGTCTGGGATTTCATGATCAGCAGTCAACACGTATCGCACAACGTCGATTCTCCCATCAGCACAGGGCCCTCACCGCCTATGGGAGACACACCCTAGTGGCCGAAGCACAACGACGACTTCGGGCTGGTCATCAACCCGTTCGAGAAGTTCGTGCCCTCCACCACCCTGGAGGGGCCACTCGCCTGGGAGAACTCAAAGCTGATCGAGGGAGATCTCCTCGATTTCGTGCGCGAACTGCGGGGGCAGGACGGCGGCGACGTCATCGTCTGCGGCATCTCGGTGATCGCCCAGCTGCTGGACGCCGATCTTCTGGACGCTCTGACCTTGACGGTGCACCCGGTGTTCGTGGGCAAGGGTCGCCGCATCTTCGATGCGCTGGAGGCTCCCTTGCGCCTCGAACTTCTGGAAAGCGAGAGCACTTCCCTCGGCAACGCCTTCCTGACCTATCGTCGCCGACAGGGCTGAATGGGATAGCCGGTGCTCAGGACGGGCGACGAGCCCGATTTCAGGCGTCTTCCTGACGGTCGGATCACGGTGTCTGAGCCGTCCGGTGCCGGAATCCCAGAGGTTCGGCTGTGGCGCCAGCTGAGCCGGCGGGCTGAAGGACCTCCCCAAGTAAGCTGTCGGGCGATTGCGCGACCCACTCCGTGGTCTCCCTGACCACCGCAGGTCGCCCTCCTCGCTCCCCCTTTCCGGCAAGTCACAACCGAACCATGCCTTCGGTCTGGATGGCGACCATTCCGAGGCTGGTTGCCGGGTGCGGGGAGCCTGGCAGGTCGCGGCATTCTTCGCAAGAGGCGGTTTTGGCTGTGAGTTGTGTCACGCTTCCCGGAGGCTGCGCTTGGGACCAGCCCCTCAAGGAGCCGTCAGTAGATCCTGCGCGCTTCCAGTAGGTGCCTAGGGTCAGGGGGCGCAGTTCAAAGTCTGTCGAGGAAACGTTCTCTAGGTCGAGCCTGAATTCGACCCGCAGCCGCAGGTTGTGAGGCTCCAGGGGTCGGTTGGCCGGACCAGGCCTATGGGATCACTGACGGTCGGTGTAGTCGTGACGTTCCACGTGGAACCCATCGAGAAACCTGCATGTCGATAAAACTGTAGGCCGACATACCTTTTTACCAATGTGCGGTTCCGGTGAGGTGATCCGGCGTGTGGAGCGTCAGGGCGCGCGTGTGACGGCCCGAACTTAGCGCCCGGGTCCGAGACGCGGGTGGGTGTATCACTGAGCGCGGGCAGACCTTAGGCTCCCTATCCCTGGTGCTCCTGGTCCGGGCCAGCGTCAGATGGTTAAGGAAGACGTGTTGGCGGCCTCCCTGATGGGCAGGCCGGCTACAAGCAGGCCGACCTCCGCCACTGCTTGGCCGCGCCCCCGGGCACCCACCTTCTCCAGCGTGCTCATCGCTCTGTCTCGCTCACGGACTCAACGCAGGCACTGCACGAAAGTAGATGCTGCCGCGCTTCCACCAGCGACCAGGAGACGGCGATACCCACTGGTGACGGCCGCAGCGAGACTGCTGTCGC harbors:
- a CDS encoding SH3 domain-containing protein codes for the protein MRYVLTADHEIPDRAPLAIKPGDVVQVGDWDTEWPAFIFVTASRGTGWVPGRHLDIDGSVGTCRVAYDTTELPAVAGESVDVIEDDAESGWSWCRNSGGREGWIPHRVLTVA
- a CDS encoding transposase, which encodes MEGIAYRFRTGIPWRDLPREQFGPWQTVWKRHRRYAGDGTWDRVLTQILAGADAAGKIDWAVSIDATIARAHQHATNTTRPEQDTGGGIESQEPALA
- the istA gene encoding IS21 family transposase; translated protein: MVRKIRAKLVLRLRAEGLSGRAIAASQQMSRKSVMAVFEAADTAGVSWDDVSQRSNDEVYRLLFPGRGEHDTVFASPDWDQVHREMARVGVTLKLLHGEYADSCAAERVPAMGYDRFCKTYQRHVLVTGAASRVGHKAGQSVEVDWSGPTMELTNPATGEVSKVYLFVACLPFSRFAFVYPALDMKQDTWLRAHVAMFTAFSGSVPRIVPDNLKTGVVKHPREGEVVLNDSYREMAAHYSAAVLPGRVRKPKDKASVENTVAHVATWVIAALRDEVFTSLPELAAAIEGRVEAYNAEPFQKRPGSRASVFTIEEQPLLRPLPQVAYEISRWAYGRRVGRSGHVVWEKNHYSVPYLHIGSKVDLRITDRVLEVFAGSQRLSSHLLLPEGSAGGWRTAEADLPTGEKYQPWDAARVREWAARVGPAAQTVIDRIFESVAIDEQGLDPALAVLRLSRRFSADRVEDACQLALAAGVRSPRYVHLRPILDTGQDKQPIPEPVDAGGYVRGADYYAERSSR
- a CDS encoding dihydrofolate reductase family protein, producing the protein MPSTTLEGPLAWENSKLIEGDLLDFVRELRGQDGGDVIVCGISVIAQLLDADLLDALTLTVHPVFVGKGRRIFDALEAPLRLELLESESTSLGNAFLTYRRRQG
- a CDS encoding IS5 family transposase: MTTKIHQAVDGHGRPLAMIITGGQRNDGAMLTEVLAQIHVPRLGRGRPRTRPDAVLADRAYATGVIRGELRRRAIKAVIPDKRDQAAARKRRGSRGGRPPAHDAEAYKGRNVVERFFALAKQWRGIATRYDKLAITYRAGITLCAILTWLRV